One genomic window of Vibrio rhizosphaerae includes the following:
- a CDS encoding 3-hydroxyacyl-ACP dehydratase FabZ family protein: MGQQPLTFDTPGILASQQNRYPLLFVDKIIEAVPGVSAVGVKNFTYNEWFFPAHYEDDPNVPGFILVECLVQTFIMTFLSKDEYKGSKTNFLDLDGVRFRRKVVPGDTLIINATLESFRRGIAKGVAEGTVNGEFAVSARFTVSVPSVFEKFIPNKK; encoded by the coding sequence ATGGGACAACAGCCATTAACATTTGATACCCCGGGTATACTCGCATCCCAGCAGAATCGTTATCCTCTTCTATTTGTTGATAAAATTATTGAAGCTGTCCCTGGTGTGTCTGCTGTGGGAGTGAAAAACTTCACTTATAATGAGTGGTTTTTCCCTGCTCATTACGAAGATGATCCAAATGTTCCTGGGTTTATACTCGTGGAGTGTTTGGTCCAAACTTTTATCATGACTTTCTTAAGTAAAGACGAGTATAAAGGTAGTAAAACTAACTTTCTCGATTTGGATGGCGTGAGATTCCGCCGAAAGGTTGTCCCTGGTGACACTCTAATAATTAATGCGACACTTGAGTCATTCCGGCGTGGTATCGCGAAAGGTGTTGCTGAAGGTACAGTAAATGGTGAGTTTGCTGTTTCAGCTAGATTTACTGTTTCCGTTCCTTCCGTCTTTGAGAAATTCATCCCCAATAAGAAGTGA